One Oncorhynchus nerka isolate Pitt River linkage group LG5, Oner_Uvic_2.0, whole genome shotgun sequence genomic window carries:
- the LOC115129470 gene encoding GTP-binding nuclear protein Ran-like, whose translation MSGNGLRSSLNLPRTQPFTLFRFVSTPGEHKKPTTHSTMAEGEPQVQFKLVLVGDGGTGKTTFVKRHLTGEFEKKYVATLGVEVHPLVFHTNRGAIKYNVWDTAGQEKFGGLRDGYYIQAQCAIIMFDVTSRVTYKNVPNWHRDLVRVCENIPIVLCGNKVDIKDRKVKAKSIVFHRKKNLQYYDISAKSNYNFEKPFLWLARKLIGDPNLEFVAMPALAPPEILMDPSLAAQYEHDLKVASETALPDEDDDL comes from the exons ATGAGCGGAAACGGACTCAGGTCGTCGCTGAATCTCCCGCGGACGCAGCCATTTACTCTTTTCCGCTTCGTTTCAACGCCGG GAGAACATAAAAAACCCACGACACATTCCACAATGGCAGAGGGAGAACCGCAGGTCCAGTTCAAG CTTGTGTTGGTTGGCGATGGAGGAACGGGAAAGACCACTTTCGTCAAAAGGCATTTGACGGGAGAGTTTGAGAAGAAATATGTTG CCACGCTGGGAGTGGAGGTGCACCCGCTGGTATTCCACACCAACAGGGGGGCCATCAAATATAATGTGTGGGACACAGCCGGGCAGGAGAAGTTTGGAGGGCTCCGAGATGGCTACTACATCCAAG CCCAGTGCGCAATCATCATGTTTGACGTCACGTCCCGAGTCACCTACAAGAACGTACCCAACTGGCATCGTGATCTGGTGCGAGTCTGTGAGAACATTCCCATAGTCCTCTGCGGCAACAAGGTAGACATCAAAGACAGGAAAGTCAAAGCCAAGAGCATCGTATTCCATCGCAAGAAGAACCTCCAG tacTACGACATCTCTGCCAAGAGTAATTACAACTTTGAGAAGCCCTTCCTGTGGCTAGCACGGAAGCTGATTGGAGACCCAAACCTGGAGTTCGTGGCCATGCCCGCTCTCGCCCCACCAGAGATCCTCATGGACCCCTCCCTCGCAGCGCAGTATGAGCATGACCTCAAA GTTGCATCAGAAACAGCGCTCCCAGATGAAGATGATGACCTTTAA
- the LOC115129471 gene encoding NADH dehydrogenase [ubiquinone] iron-sulfur protein 8, mitochondrial-like produces the protein MSTAVRLLYCPRPGTFGVISPGLVRHFSLSVQRGMYKYVNAKELPLDMRSITDRAAQTLLWTELFRGLGMTMSYLFREPATINYPFEKGPLSPRFRGEHALRRYPNGEERCIACKLCEAVCPAQAITIEAETRADGSRRTTRYDIDMTKCIYCGFCQEACPVDAIVEGPNFEFATETHEELLYNKEKLLNNGDQWESEIAANIQADYLYR, from the exons ATGTCTACTGCAGTGCGTTTGCTTTACTGCCCCAGGCCAG GCACCTTTGGAGTTATCAGCCCCGGTCTGGTTCGACACTTCAGCCTCAGTGTGCAGAGAGGGATGTACA agtatgTGAATGCCAAGGAACTTCCTCTTGATATGAGGTCCATCACAGACCGAGCTGCTCAGACTCTCCTGTGGACCGAGCTCTTCAGAG GATTGGGGATGACTATGAGTTACCTATTCCGTGAGCCCGCTACCATCAACTACCCGTTTGAGAAGGGTCCCCTGTCTCCTCGTTTCCGTGGTGAACACGCTCTGCGCCGGTACCCCAACGGAGAGGAGCGCTGTATCGCCTGCAAGCTGTGTGAGGCTGTCTGCCCTGCCCAG GCCATTACCATTGAGGCTGAGACTCGTGCAGACGGCAGCAGAAGAACCACTCGCTACGACATTGACATGACCAAGTGCATCTACTGTGGCTTCTGCCAGGAGGCCTGCCCTGTTGATGCTATTGTGGAG GGTCCAAACTTTGAGTTTGCTACGGAGACCCACGAGGAGTTGCTGTACAACAAAGAGAAGCTGCTGAACAATGGAGATCAGTGGGAGTCGGAGATTGCTGCCAACATACAGGCAGACTACCTCTATAGATAG